TAGGATGGTTAAATCTTTCTGTTGTATTAATCCTTCTGTTACTATGAAATATCACTCTACTGTGCATAATACTTCCTGCtttgaagtttattttgtttGATGTTAGTGTAGCTATAACAAGCTTTCTTTTAATTACCATTTACatggtttatatttttctatccttttatttTCGATCTTTCCTGCCCTTTTAAGGTGTGCTTCTTATaacctgggttgagaaaatcccctggagaaaaaggaaaggctacccactccagtattctggcctggagaattctatggactctatagtccatgggatcgcaaagagtcagacatgactgagcgactttcacttcacttcacttcacttcacttcttataACCagcatataattatttttattagtctgatgggttttgtttttagctGAAATATTTAGTCCACTTATATCCAATGTATTTATTGcatgtttaattttaatattactagttgttttctatttgtcctatttcatatttctttttttcctcttttcttgctttgatgattaaatattttttacttttctatttccCTATAATCTTGTTACTTGTATCCTTTTCTTTTAGTGGTTATCATACAGATTTTATCATACCTCTTTGACATATTacaattgactttttaaaagaaattttatttcttggttGTGCtatgtggtgtgtgggatcttctccCCAATcaggaagcatagagtcttaaccactggaccaccaaggggaAGTCCCTACAATCTACTTTAACTTAATTACTATATTTCAAATAATGCAAGGAGCTTACAACATTTTAACTCCATGTATGCCCCATCCCACTTCTGTGGTATTACTGTATTTcatttctacatatattttaaacttcttaAGATAATCCTACTGCTACTGCTTCTCTTTCCTTTACAAGTTGTCATGCTTTCCTCTTGtatcattatttctttaatatttcttttagtgTAGCTCTACTGACAATTAAATCTTTCAACTTCCATTTGAAtaataatgtctttattttgtttttacttttaaggATATTTTCATTGTATATTCAAATTGAGTTTGGCAGTTACTGTCATTCAGCACTTGAAAATACCACTGCTTTGTCTTCTTGCTTCCATTGTCTCCATTGGAAAGTCAGTTGTATGTCTTACCATTGCTCTGCAGAAGAGaacttatcttttttcttttttttttttaatatttagcctTTTTACTATAATGTGACTAACTATGATTTTCTTTGTTGCTATTCTGCTGGAGGTTCATAGAATTTTTGTATCCATTGTTTGGTATTTTTCAGTCAATTTGGGAAATTCTCAGCCAGTAAGTAAATACTGCTTGTCTCACTTTCTCTTGCTCCTCTTAATCTGGAATTAGAATTATACATGTGTAAAGTAGTTTTATCTTATCACATATTGTCTTTGCATATTCTGTTCTGTATTATCTTTCTCTCTTCACTTTAATTGGGTACTTTCATAATGCTCTATCTTTCATTTTACTAATCCTATAATATAGTTTTCCATATTTTACCAATTTTATTGAGGCATATATGATACAAATTGTGTATGTTTAAAATATACCACTGATGACTTGCTTCCCTggtaagacagtaaagaaaccgcctacaatgcaggagacctgggttcgatccctgggttgggaagatcccctgaagaaggaaatggcaacccactctagcattcttgcctggagaattccacaaactgaggagcctggcagactatggtccatagggtcgcaatgagtcaaacactgagcaactctcactcactcactcactcactgatgacttgatatacatacacattgtAAAATGATTATCATAATTAAGTTAGTTAACACATCAATCATCTTACTTGTTTACCTTTTTGAGGAGCAGAGGAGATGAGAACACTTAAAATTCTACTTGCTCAGCAAACTTCAATACACCATATAGTATTACCAACttcagtcaccatgctgtacattatatctccAAAACAGCTCCCCATTTTCCTCAGTCCCCACTCACTGATAACCACTATTCTACCCTGTCTctgtttgacattttaaaaaattctacatataagtgataccatgcggtatttgtctttctctatctgacttatttcacttgtatAAAGTGTTCTGGGTTCATCCACACTGTTACAAAGGTaggatttccttatttttttatgtcaaagtaatattccattgggtatatatatatacactgcatcttctttatccatttatctgtcaatggacacctaggttgtttccatatcctggctgttgtgaataatgctgcagtgaatatgtgAGTTCAGATCTCTTTGAGATatggatttcatttcttttggaaataTATCCAGTACTGAGATTGATGGATTacatggtagctttatttttaatttttttgaggaacctccatactgttttccatattgcctggcggggtacagtccatggggctgcaagaatcagacacaacttagtgactaaacaacaacaaatcataagGACCAGGTGGTCTCCAAACAATGATGAAGACCTTCCCTGACATATTCCTGACACCCATGAGAATAGTTACCCATTCATAAATCTTGACTTAGGAATGTTCTTCCTGTTTCTAAGCATATACCCCCATACGCTAGGTTAACTATAAATTTGTCCAACGGCCACTCGGTAATGCAGAGTGCAGCTACAGATGTTTCCAGTCGTCGTTCACCCTGGAACTCCCACCCTGTGAATAAATCACCATATAATAAGCTGATCCATTGATTCAATGGCACTGTCTGCCTTGGTTTTCGGTCTCAAGGTGCCTCCTCATTTTGAGAGGTACTGTTTATTCGCTCCATCTTCCAACATGACATGATAAAGGCATGTATATAGTGAACACAAGATGCACTTAAGTTGATAAAACAAGCAcagcttaaaagaaaaattgacaAAACAAAGACAATTAAGTCAGTGGAAAgaaaggaagttttaaaaaagataagtATTTTCACACCCTTCATAAGACAAGTCGTAGGAGAAAAAGATGATCCAGCTTACCTTTTGATTTCTCCTGAAGTGGTGTCACAGTACATGTGGGCTTAGTCTTCTTTAacctaaaattatatattttcataaattcaCTTTATATAAACCCAGggtacattaattttttaaaatactttgagaCAAGAAGCTTGCCTTCAGTGAAATTCACTTGTTGAAGGAcatcatataaaaattaaataaacattaaaggaAGGAAACTCCTCCCATCACAAATAACCACATCAGAGGCAGATATGAACCAACTCAGTATCTTGGTTTTTGCTGACAAATTTTACCAACGGGTGAGTGCTATGTCATCCTTTCCCACCTTTATCTGAACTTATAACTAATCATGATTCAGGGAATGCTAGAGGAAGGGACTTAAGATTAATTAGCATAATATTTAGATATGCCagataccagttcagttcagttcagtcgctcagtcaactctttgcgaccccatggactgcagcacgtcaggcttccctgtccatcaccaactcctggagcttgctcaaactcatgtccatcgggtggtgataccatccaaccatctcatcctctgtcattccctcctcctcctgccttcaatctttcccagcatcagggtcttttcccatgagtcagttcttcatatcaggtggtcaaaggatcggagcttcagcttcagcatcagttcttccaatgaatattcaggactgatttcctttaggatctccttgcagtccaagggactctcagaagtcttctccatcaccacagttcaaaagcatcaattcttcagcactcagcttacttcatggtccaactctcacatccatacatgactactggaaaaaccataactttgactagacagaacttggtcagcaaagtaatgtctctgctttttaatatgctgtctaggttggtcatagctttttttccaaggagcaagcatcttttaattacatggctgcagtcaccatttgcagtgattttggagcccaagaaaataaagtctctcactgtttccattgtttccccatctatttgccatgaagtgatgggactggatgcaatgttttttgaatgttgagttttaagccagccttttcactctttttaagCCAGATACCAACTATCAGTTATTTGTGCTCTTTTTACCTATTAATTACCACAATTGGAATTTTGTCATAATCAACTTCTATTCCTACAAATAACCTAGATAATGAGTAAGTTATTAGAGGAAATACATCATGATCAAATTGGCCGTAGGTAAGATAACTCATAAGCATTCCAAATTTCTTGTAAGTACACTAAACTTACAAACCAGCTAtaacttttttcccctctatccAATCaaaacatatattcattcttaatCCACGTAATACACTAAACAAAGTCAGCCTACATGGCTGCTTGGAGGTATCGGAGCAACTTATTACCATGGCAACATCACCTCTCCTAGACATCAAATATGGGTACAGTTGAGGTAAGTATACCTAGTATTTACACTGAGGTTGGAACTCAAGACCAGCCTTACTGATTGCTATGTAATAAGCTTTTAGTGGTCCCTAAGGATactcctcagaaaaaaaaaaaaaaggatactccTCAGATTCTCTTGCACCTTCTGAGAGACAATTGAAATTCTATGATTAATCTTCTTAGTGTGAAGGGCTTTGTGCATgcctgtgctaagttgcttcagttgtgtctgattctttgcgaccctatggactacagcccaccaggcttctctatccatggagattctccaggcaagaacactggagtgggttgccatgcccttctccaggggatcttcctgacctagggatcgaacctgcgtctcctacatctcctgccttggcagatgggctctttaccactagcgtcatgTCCTCAAAAAACAcagaacatacatttttaaaaaaacagtatcAAATATCAGAACAAATATCTTGTGCTTGGCTGCATAGAACTTTTAAAGATAACACTGGTGAGTTGAGAGGTCATATTGTGTCAGTTTCATAATATTAATTTAATGGAATTAAACTTACAAATCATTGCTTCAGGTCTGCTAGTATGACAGCTGATGGCAGTTTATCATATCATATGCAGAATAGTTAACTGTAACTTTTAAATGCACTTCACCTCTAGGACTATTTTCAATTACATTACCACAATACATCATCTTGCAGTTCACTGAAAAATTTTATCactaaagaaacttaaaaacacATTAAACTTTTATCAGAGTATAAAATCAAATATCCATAtatacagagattttttttttttaaagggtaagGGATTGTATACAAGACAGACAAAAATGAGTACTTTCCTGCTTTGCCAAGACTGTCCTTTCACAGGGCGTTGTGCAATATGTAGAGGAGAATAAAATACTTGTAGGCAACTTGATATGTTCTcagtagaatggctaaaataaagacacaggaaaaagaaataatatttacgTCCACCAAGcacaaacgctgggctggaagaaacacaagctggaatcaagatcgccgggagaaatatcaataacctcagatatgcagatgacaccacccttatggcagaaagtgaagaggaacgaaaaagcctcttgatgaaagtgaaagtggagagtgaaaaagttggcttaaagctcaacattcagaaaacgaagatcatggcatccggtcccatcacttcattggaaatagatggggaaacagtggaaacagtgtcagactttatttttggggctccaaaatcactgcagatggtgattgcagccatgaaattaaaagacgcttactccttggaagcaaagttatgaccaacctagatagcatattcaaaaccagagacattactttgccaacaaaggttcgtctagtcaaggctatcgtttttcctgtggtcatgtatggatgtgagagttggactgtgaagaaggctgagtgccgaagaattgatgcttttgaactgtggtgttggagaagactcttgagagtcccttggactgcaaggagatccaaccagtccattctgaagatcagccctgggatttctttggaaggaatgatgctaaagctgaaactccagtactttggccacctcatgcgaagaattgactcattggaaaagactctgatgctgggagggattgggggcaagaggagaaggggacgacagaggatgagatggctggatggcatcactgactcgatggacatgagtctgagtgaactccgggagttggtgatggacagggaggcctggtgtgctgcgattcatggggtcgcaaagagtcggacacgtctgagtgactgatctgatctgatctgatctgaagcactTCGTAAACAGCATGGTTCTTAGCCACCACTCTTCCATTCTGTGTCTGAAGAACACTTGTCATAACATGAATGTATATATTCAAATTATTCTTCATTAAAGTAAGTAAATTCACACTCAAGttaatgtaaaatattaagaaatcatTTCACATACAGCCAaattgtaaatgaaaaaaataatgaactgaAATCCGATGAAAAAGGTAGGAAGCCAAATGAAGActtaaaatctaaaaatgaaatgGGTTAATTCAGGGGATGCTTTCTGGGTTTGCAGTTTCTTTAAGATGGTCATGTGATTGAAAGAAGACTGGTCTGTACTGAGACAAGGCCAAGTGTGCAGCCCTACACACTTTTACTCAAAGGGTGAGCTGAGTATCAGGGAAACAGGTATCTTGATAATAAAAGAAACTCACTGTCCTTCAGTAGCTTTCACATGCATGTTTTCAATGGTCTCTCTTCTTTCTACATCCCCGCCATCCATCCTCTTTAACTGCTACCATCTGCTCCACTAGCAACTCACTGTCTCTCTTCTACCCTCTCTGATTCTGCATTTGTTCAGGCTAAGTTGCAttcaactcttggtgaccccatggactacagcatgccaggcttccctgtccttcactatctgccttATTTCATTATAACctcacttcagaaagaatgattttggtttttatattttatagcttGACAGTCTGTCCTCAGATGATATTAAAAACAATGGCAAAAGCTTTATGTGTGTTATTGTTCATTTATGGTGTCATTTacaaagtgaaaaaagtcaaagcaatgacaggaaaattaaataaaattaaataaactatgaatctaacaaagaaatattttataatgtggCCAGTAAGGACTGTTTGAAGATTATGTAGTAATATGGAAAAACTGTACACATGTAATATTAAGTAAAAAGGGCCAGAATAAAAAATTGGAATTATACTAAAATCACAACTCAAATAAAAATCCATGAAAATAGAGGATGATAGAAGAGAAGCTCTAAGAATAAAAATGGGTATGTTAAAATGGGTAAGCTatcaaataattgtttttatttttttctccagattttctacaaaattcaaattatttattttcataattcaGATATAAActataacttttcatttttagtatattctagttctttatattataaaaatttactTCAAGAGTAATTAACAAGACCAATAACACTAGTTGAAAACttatatatattctagatatataTTCTAAAATTCCAATTATGTGTGTGCCATGTATAACTAGATATCTTTAAAGCTCCCTACAGcaggagaaaatatgaaaatctgCATTTTCCACTAAAGAGAGTAACTGGCAAGAAAGAATTATATTCATTAGGCAGAAAAACCTCTACATTCAGCAGTGTTACTACAAATAAATATCCAACAAAAGAAAATGCTTCATCTTTTTTAGGCTGGCAAAGTGAATGAGTACTACACATTCAACACATacttcatgaaaaaataaataaaagcaggaaCCAAATGGGGTATGAGACTATCTTACTAATTTTTAGGTCCCTTTGGAGAAAGAAGTTTTCTTTTAATGCTATCTGATTTGTAGAAGGAAAGGTATCcataataatgtttttaaatgccAGAATTCAAAGTCAGTGGGACTTTTCTGGTTGACAAACTCATTTCATCTGATGGCAATACAAGCTCTTCATTAGGCTGAATTCTCATTCAGAATTTCCCCTCACACCACTTCAATCAAACTAGAAATGAAACAAGGTTCTCTATTTAGGGTACAGAAGCTGGTTCCTATTGTAGAGACCTTGTTTATTTATATTGCTAAAACTTTCAATATTCTCATGAGCAATCTATGCTAGAGCAATaaaagttgtttgttttgtttttttttttaaagttagttcTTAAATTCTTTCTGGCAATGTtacttgaaaacagaaaaaagtaccTACTGGTCAAACTGAATAAAAATTGCtaattgagattttaaaaaattaaatcccttatgcaaaaaaaaaagttgtcaagaAAGAGTTAGATTCACTAGCCAGAAAAATCTCTGTATTCACTAGTGTTacttcaaataaatattcaacaaaagaaaatcaagtaGAAATAACCTACCTGACAGGAGGCATCTCGGTATCAGCATGCAGGAGTCTTCTACGAAACTCTAGTGGAGTGGAACTTACACTCTTTTGGCAATTTTGCAATCCTGGTAAATATGGCATTTTGACACATTCTTTGAATTCTTCTAGACCAAATGCTGTGGTGTATTCTAATTTAAAATAGTATTATAACCATCTGTATTATTTCTTGATTAAATGTATATaacttcttttatactaaatcagtcattaagaaaataaaattaagctacTATAATTGAGCTAACATCTTTTCCAAGAGAATATCTTTCAATTCCTAGAATAGGGACAGTAGAGAAGAGCTCATTATGGGGCTAAATActagaagaaggaaggagagctTCACAGATCTCCCAGAGTCATCACTGTCCTCTGCCTTCATTATTTTGGTCAACCAGAATTCCCAGAACATTAGATACCTTCACATGGAAAAATAGcttattctccaaagaagacctacagatggccaacaaacacatgagtagatgctcaacaccattaattattagagaaatgcaaatcaaaattacaatgaggaaTCACCTCACACAGAAggccatcaaaaaatctacaaacaaaaaatgctggagaagtcatcgagaaaagggaactctcttacactgttggtgagagtataaactgatacagcctctatggaaaacagtatggcgcttccttaaaaaacttaaaaaaagaaccagCAATCACCCTACTGGGCACAtaaccagagaaaaccataattcaaaaagatacaatgAACCCCAATACTCATAGCAGTATATAGTCAGGACAttaaagcaacctaaatgtccatcagccataaaaggaatcaGCTATACATTCCTTTATATGGCATaaaaaggaactcagccataaaaaggaacaaaacagtcatttgtagagatgt
The genomic region above belongs to Bos taurus isolate L1 Dominette 01449 registration number 42190680 breed Hereford chromosome 14, ARS-UCD2.0, whole genome shotgun sequence and contains:
- the C14H8orf89 gene encoding putative uncharacterized protein C8orf89 homolog isoform X2 — its product is MPVLSPEIKCEPSNVTRNTLGGGFLFESSWRKAVLETQKMRKEYTTAFGLEEFKECVKMPYLPGLQNCQKSVSSTPLEFRRRLLHADTEMPPVSHSTENISSCLQVFYSPLHIAQRPVKGQSWQSRLKKTKPTCTVTPLQEKSKGSGFSDPLAGASSQYLQRLSNMAVLEYDTIRQETSKKSKKSKKRELRDC